In one Paramormyrops kingsleyae isolate MSU_618 chromosome 18, PKINGS_0.4, whole genome shotgun sequence genomic region, the following are encoded:
- the atp1b4 gene encoding protein ATP1B4 isoform X1, which translates to MEPNSTAEETEELHHGNYLPNAQDSEGDPKRELELVENLEIGEEELQHQPLEQEDLNFEKWKPKPKPKKTFKQKMQELNKYLWNPETREFMGRSGKSWSLILLFYSVLYFFLAAMFGACMWALMWSINPYVPTYNDSVIPPGMMMSPRGPNGFDVSFNASDRSSWIDYVNALEDYLKPYEDSIQRERNIHCLKEEYYFQEDEKESAERKACQFRRSWLKECSGLQDRTFGYSEGKPCILLKMNRILGYLPGQGTAVKVTCTAKKGDPGNLGPVDFYPDDTFKLMYFPYYGKLRHVNYTNPLVGVRFSGLQPDTQFTVQCRLHGKGIINDSPTDRFLGSVTFGLIVGE; encoded by the exons ATGGAGCCGAACAGCACTGCCGAAGAGACTGAGGAGTTGCACCATGGAAACTACCTTCCTAACGCG CAGGACAGTGAGGGTGACCCTAAACGTGAGCTGGAGCTAGTGGAGAATTTAGAGATAGGAGAGGAAGAACTGCAACATCAGCCATTAGAGCAGGAAGACCTGAACTTTGAGAAATGGAAGCCGAAACCCAAGCCCAAGAAGACCTTCAAGCAGAAGATGCAGGAGCTGAACAAGTATCTCTGGAACCCGGAGACGCGGGAGTTCATGGGGCGTTCTGGGAAGAGCTGGA GTCTCATCCTCCTCTTCTACTCAGTGTTGTACTTCTTTCTGGCTGCCATGTTTGGGGCCTGCATGTGGGCTCTGATGTGGTCTATTAACCCCTACGTCCCAACGTACAACGACAGTGTGATCCCGCCAG GCATGATGATGTCACCACGGGGCCCGAACGGATTTGACGTTTCCTTCAACGCCTCCGACCGCAGTTCCTGGATTGATTACGTGAATGCGCTGGAGGACTACCTGAAAC CGTACGAGGACTCCATTCAGAGGGAGCGGAACATTCATTGTTTGAAAGAAGAGTACTACTTCCAGGAGGACGAGAAGGAGAGCGCGGAGCGGAAGGCCTGCCAGTTCAGGAGGTCCTGGCTGAAGGAGTGCTCGGGGCTCCAAGACCGCACTTTCGGCTACTCCGAGGGGAAACCCTGCATCCTACTCAAGATGAACCGG ATTCTTGGATATTTACCTGGGCAGGGCACTGCGGTGAAAGTGACATGCACAGCGAAG AAAGGAGACCCGGGGAACTTAGGGCCTGTCGACTTCTACCCCGACGATACATTCAAACTGATGTACTTCCCATATTATGGAAAGCTTAGACAT GTGAACTACACCAACCCGCTGGTGGGCGTGCGCTTCTCCGGGCTGCAGCCGGACACGCAGTTCACGGTGCAGTGCAGACTCCACGGCAAGGGCATAATCAACGACTCCCCCACCGACCGCTTTCTGGGCAGCGTGACGTTCGGCCTGATAGTGGGAGAGTAG
- the atp1b4 gene encoding protein ATP1B4 isoform X2, translating to MEPNSTAEETEELHHGNYLPNADSEGDPKRELELVENLEIGEEELQHQPLEQEDLNFEKWKPKPKPKKTFKQKMQELNKYLWNPETREFMGRSGKSWSLILLFYSVLYFFLAAMFGACMWALMWSINPYVPTYNDSVIPPGMMMSPRGPNGFDVSFNASDRSSWIDYVNALEDYLKPYEDSIQRERNIHCLKEEYYFQEDEKESAERKACQFRRSWLKECSGLQDRTFGYSEGKPCILLKMNRILGYLPGQGTAVKVTCTAKKGDPGNLGPVDFYPDDTFKLMYFPYYGKLRHVNYTNPLVGVRFSGLQPDTQFTVQCRLHGKGIINDSPTDRFLGSVTFGLIVGE from the exons ATGGAGCCGAACAGCACTGCCGAAGAGACTGAGGAGTTGCACCATGGAAACTACCTTCCTAACGCG GACAGTGAGGGTGACCCTAAACGTGAGCTGGAGCTAGTGGAGAATTTAGAGATAGGAGAGGAAGAACTGCAACATCAGCCATTAGAGCAGGAAGACCTGAACTTTGAGAAATGGAAGCCGAAACCCAAGCCCAAGAAGACCTTCAAGCAGAAGATGCAGGAGCTGAACAAGTATCTCTGGAACCCGGAGACGCGGGAGTTCATGGGGCGTTCTGGGAAGAGCTGGA GTCTCATCCTCCTCTTCTACTCAGTGTTGTACTTCTTTCTGGCTGCCATGTTTGGGGCCTGCATGTGGGCTCTGATGTGGTCTATTAACCCCTACGTCCCAACGTACAACGACAGTGTGATCCCGCCAG GCATGATGATGTCACCACGGGGCCCGAACGGATTTGACGTTTCCTTCAACGCCTCCGACCGCAGTTCCTGGATTGATTACGTGAATGCGCTGGAGGACTACCTGAAAC CGTACGAGGACTCCATTCAGAGGGAGCGGAACATTCATTGTTTGAAAGAAGAGTACTACTTCCAGGAGGACGAGAAGGAGAGCGCGGAGCGGAAGGCCTGCCAGTTCAGGAGGTCCTGGCTGAAGGAGTGCTCGGGGCTCCAAGACCGCACTTTCGGCTACTCCGAGGGGAAACCCTGCATCCTACTCAAGATGAACCGG ATTCTTGGATATTTACCTGGGCAGGGCACTGCGGTGAAAGTGACATGCACAGCGAAG AAAGGAGACCCGGGGAACTTAGGGCCTGTCGACTTCTACCCCGACGATACATTCAAACTGATGTACTTCCCATATTATGGAAAGCTTAGACAT GTGAACTACACCAACCCGCTGGTGGGCGTGCGCTTCTCCGGGCTGCAGCCGGACACGCAGTTCACGGTGCAGTGCAGACTCCACGGCAAGGGCATAATCAACGACTCCCCCACCGACCGCTTTCTGGGCAGCGTGACGTTCGGCCTGATAGTGGGAGAGTAG
- the cul4b gene encoding cullin-4B isoform X2, with amino-acid sequence MIISNSSASCSGAAVSHHNQKKLRFEDSVDFIGLDVKMAEESSSASSSNKAKMFLAAGVGHHANGLTKSAGTGTGTFSNNSKPGAAKKLVIKNFKEKPKLPENYTDETWQKLKEAVEAVQNSTSIKYNLEELYQAVENLCSHKISPKLYKQLRLVCEDHIKAQIHQFREEALDSVLFLKKIDKCWQDHCRQMIMIRSIFLFLDRTYVLQNSMLPSIWDMGLELFRFYIISDQKVQNKTIDGILLLIERERSGEAVDRSLLRSLLSMLSDLQIYQDSFEQRFLEETNRLYAAEGQRLMQEREVPEYLHHVNKRLEEEADRVITYLDQSTQKPLIATVEKQLLGEHLTTTLQKGLNHLLDENRIQDLSLLYQLFSRVRGGVQVLLQHWIEYIKAFGSTIVINPEKDKTMVQELLDFKDKVDHIIDVCFLKNEKFVNAMKEAFETFINKRPNKPAELIAKYVDSKLRAGNKEATDEELEKMLDKIMIIFRFIYGKDVFEAFYKKDLAKRLLVGKSASVDAEKSMLSKLKHECGAAFTSKLEGMFKDMELSKDIMVQFKQYMQCQNIPGNIELTVNILTMGYWPTYVPMEVHLPPEMVKLQEIFKTFYLGKHSGRKLQWQSTLGHCVLKAEFKEGKKELQVSLFQTLVLLMFNEGEEFSLEEIKQATGIEDSELRRTLQSLACGKARVLSKTPKSKDVEDGDKFTCNDDFKHKLFRIKINQIQMKETVEEQASTTERVFQDRQYQIDAAIVRIMKMRKTLSHNLLVSEVYNQLKFPVKPADLKKRIESLIDRDYMERDKENPNQYNYVA; translated from the exons ATG ATAATCAGCAATTCCTCGGCGTCTTGCTCCGGCGCGGCCGTTTCCCACCACAACCAGAAGAAGTTGAGGTTTGAGGACTCAGTCGATTTCATTGGACTGGATGTGAAaatggctgaggagtcctcgtCGGCATCGTCTTCTAACAAGGCTAAAATGTTCCTGGCCGCCGGTGTCGGCCACCACGCAAACGGGCTGACCAAGTCGGCCGGCACCGGCACTGGCACTTTCTCCAACAACAGCAAACCCGGGGCCGCTAAGAAACTAGTTATCAAGAACTTTAAAG AAAAGCCTAAATTGCCAGAAAACTACACTGATGAAACTTGGCAGAAACTGAAAGAGGCTGTGGAGGCCGTTCAGAACAGCACATCGATCAAGTATAACCTGGAGGAGCTGTACCAG GCTGTCGAGAATCTTTGCTCCCATAAGATTTCTCCAAAGCTTTATAAGCAGCTAAGGCTCGTCTGCGAAGATCACATAAAGGCTCAAATTCACCAATTCAGAGA GGAGGCATTGGACAGCGTGCTATTCTTGAAGAAGATAGACAAATGCTGGCAAGATCATTGCAGACAAATG atcaTGATTAGAAGTATCTTTCTATTTTTGGATCGAACATACGTACTGCAGAATTCAATGCTTCCCTCCATTTG GGACATGGGCTTGGAGCTCTTCAGATTCTACATCATCAGTGACCAGAAGGTGCAGAACAAGACGATCGACGGCATCTTGCTGCTGATCGAGCGGGAGCGCAGCGGCGAGGCCGTGGACCGCAGTTTGCTGCGCAGCCTCCTCAGCATGTTGTCTGACCTGCAG ATCTACCAGGATTCGTTCGAGCAGCGATTTTTGGAGGAGACGAACCGGCTCTATGCTGCAGAGGGACAGCGTCTTATGCAGGAGAGAGAG GTTCCGGAGTATCTGCACCACGTAAACAAACGTTTGGAAGAGGAGGCGGACAGAGTTATTACGTATTTAGACCAGAGCACACA AAAACCCCTGATCGCAACTGTGGAAAAACAGCTCCTGGGTGAACACCTGACGACGACTCTCCAGAAAG GCCTGAACCACCTTCTAGATGAGAACCGAATCCAGGACCTGTCACTGCTATATCAGCTTTTCAGCCGAGTAAGAGGGGGCGTgcaggttctgctgcagcacTGGATAGAGTACATTAAG GCCTTTGGAAGCACCATAGTCATCAACCCCGAGAAGGATAAGACCATGGTGCAGGAGCTCTTGGACTTCAAGGACAAAGTGGATCACATCATAGATGTCTGCTTCTTGAAGAATGAGAAGTTTGTCAATGCCATGAAGGAGGCCTTTGAGACCTTCATAAACAAACGACCAAATAAACCTGCAGAGCTCATTG CTAAATATGTGGATTCAAAGCTTAGGGCTGGGAACAAAGAAGCCAcagatgaggagctggagaagatgCTGGACAAAATCATGATCATATTCAGATTCATATATG GAAAAGACGTATTTGAAGCCTTCTACAAGAAGGATCTCGCCAAGCGGTTGCTGGTCGGGAAGAGTGCCTCCGTGGACGCTGAGAAGTCCATGCTGTCCAAACTAAAGCACG AATGTGGTGCTGCATTCACCAGCAAACTGGAAGGCATGTTCAAGGACATGGAGCTCTCCAAGGACATAATGGTGCAGTTTAAACAG TATATGCAATGTCAGAACATCCCAGGCAACATTGAGCTGACCGTGAACATCCTCACTATGGGATACTGGCCTACCTATGTGCCTATGGAAGTCCATTTACCTCCCgag ATGGTGAAACTGCAGGAGATATTCAAGACTTTTTATCTTGGCAAGCATAGTGGTAGAAAACTTCAGTGGCAGTCCACACTGGGACATTGTGTCTTGAAAGCCGAATTTAAGGAG GGTAAAAAAGAGCTTCAGGTTTCCCTGTTCCAAACACTGGTGCTTCTCATGTTTAACGAAGGAGAAGAGTTCAGTCTGGAGGAAATTAAACAGGCAACAGGAATAG AGGACAGCGAGCTGCGTCGGACCCTGCAGTCGCTGGCCTGTGGGAAAGCGCGGGTCCTCTCCAAAACACCAAAAAGCAAAGACGTGGAGGACGGCGATAAATTCACCTGCAACGACGACTTCAAGCACAAACTCTTCAGGATAAAGATCAACCAAATCCAGATGAAAGAAACG GTGGAAGAACAAGCCAGCACCACTGAACGGGTCTTCCAGGACCGGCAATACCAGATAGACGCGGCCATCGTGCGGATCATGAAGATGAGGAAGACCCTTAGCCACAACCTGCTGGTGTCGGAAGTGTACAACCAGCTGAAATTTCCTGTCAAG CCTGCTGACCTAAAGAAAAGAATAGAATCACTCATTGACAGGGACTACATGGAACGTGACAAGGAGAACCCAAACCAGTACAACTACGTGGCATAG
- the cul4b gene encoding cullin-4B isoform X1, producing MFPTGLSSPNPPAPAQDVRPAASDGNNGSSTSKKRKINSSDKEDFDSVSSSPPKIISNSSASCSGAAVSHHNQKKLRFEDSVDFIGLDVKMAEESSSASSSNKAKMFLAAGVGHHANGLTKSAGTGTGTFSNNSKPGAAKKLVIKNFKEKPKLPENYTDETWQKLKEAVEAVQNSTSIKYNLEELYQAVENLCSHKISPKLYKQLRLVCEDHIKAQIHQFREEALDSVLFLKKIDKCWQDHCRQMIMIRSIFLFLDRTYVLQNSMLPSIWDMGLELFRFYIISDQKVQNKTIDGILLLIERERSGEAVDRSLLRSLLSMLSDLQIYQDSFEQRFLEETNRLYAAEGQRLMQEREVPEYLHHVNKRLEEEADRVITYLDQSTQKPLIATVEKQLLGEHLTTTLQKGLNHLLDENRIQDLSLLYQLFSRVRGGVQVLLQHWIEYIKAFGSTIVINPEKDKTMVQELLDFKDKVDHIIDVCFLKNEKFVNAMKEAFETFINKRPNKPAELIAKYVDSKLRAGNKEATDEELEKMLDKIMIIFRFIYGKDVFEAFYKKDLAKRLLVGKSASVDAEKSMLSKLKHECGAAFTSKLEGMFKDMELSKDIMVQFKQYMQCQNIPGNIELTVNILTMGYWPTYVPMEVHLPPEMVKLQEIFKTFYLGKHSGRKLQWQSTLGHCVLKAEFKEGKKELQVSLFQTLVLLMFNEGEEFSLEEIKQATGIEDSELRRTLQSLACGKARVLSKTPKSKDVEDGDKFTCNDDFKHKLFRIKINQIQMKETVEEQASTTERVFQDRQYQIDAAIVRIMKMRKTLSHNLLVSEVYNQLKFPVKPADLKKRIESLIDRDYMERDKENPNQYNYVA from the exons atgtttccaACAGGTTTATCTTCCCCTAATCCCCCAGCGCCAGCTCAGGACGTTAGACCAGCAGCTTCTGATGGTAATAACGGCAGCTCCACGTCCAAGAAGAGGAAAATAAACAGTTCCGATAAGGAAGACTTTGACTCGGTGTCTTCGTCTCCCCCGAAGATAATCAGCAATTCCTCGGCGTCTTGCTCCGGCGCGGCCGTTTCCCACCACAACCAGAAGAAGTTGAGGTTTGAGGACTCAGTCGATTTCATTGGACTGGATGTGAAaatggctgaggagtcctcgtCGGCATCGTCTTCTAACAAGGCTAAAATGTTCCTGGCCGCCGGTGTCGGCCACCACGCAAACGGGCTGACCAAGTCGGCCGGCACCGGCACTGGCACTTTCTCCAACAACAGCAAACCCGGGGCCGCTAAGAAACTAGTTATCAAGAACTTTAAAG AAAAGCCTAAATTGCCAGAAAACTACACTGATGAAACTTGGCAGAAACTGAAAGAGGCTGTGGAGGCCGTTCAGAACAGCACATCGATCAAGTATAACCTGGAGGAGCTGTACCAG GCTGTCGAGAATCTTTGCTCCCATAAGATTTCTCCAAAGCTTTATAAGCAGCTAAGGCTCGTCTGCGAAGATCACATAAAGGCTCAAATTCACCAATTCAGAGA GGAGGCATTGGACAGCGTGCTATTCTTGAAGAAGATAGACAAATGCTGGCAAGATCATTGCAGACAAATG atcaTGATTAGAAGTATCTTTCTATTTTTGGATCGAACATACGTACTGCAGAATTCAATGCTTCCCTCCATTTG GGACATGGGCTTGGAGCTCTTCAGATTCTACATCATCAGTGACCAGAAGGTGCAGAACAAGACGATCGACGGCATCTTGCTGCTGATCGAGCGGGAGCGCAGCGGCGAGGCCGTGGACCGCAGTTTGCTGCGCAGCCTCCTCAGCATGTTGTCTGACCTGCAG ATCTACCAGGATTCGTTCGAGCAGCGATTTTTGGAGGAGACGAACCGGCTCTATGCTGCAGAGGGACAGCGTCTTATGCAGGAGAGAGAG GTTCCGGAGTATCTGCACCACGTAAACAAACGTTTGGAAGAGGAGGCGGACAGAGTTATTACGTATTTAGACCAGAGCACACA AAAACCCCTGATCGCAACTGTGGAAAAACAGCTCCTGGGTGAACACCTGACGACGACTCTCCAGAAAG GCCTGAACCACCTTCTAGATGAGAACCGAATCCAGGACCTGTCACTGCTATATCAGCTTTTCAGCCGAGTAAGAGGGGGCGTgcaggttctgctgcagcacTGGATAGAGTACATTAAG GCCTTTGGAAGCACCATAGTCATCAACCCCGAGAAGGATAAGACCATGGTGCAGGAGCTCTTGGACTTCAAGGACAAAGTGGATCACATCATAGATGTCTGCTTCTTGAAGAATGAGAAGTTTGTCAATGCCATGAAGGAGGCCTTTGAGACCTTCATAAACAAACGACCAAATAAACCTGCAGAGCTCATTG CTAAATATGTGGATTCAAAGCTTAGGGCTGGGAACAAAGAAGCCAcagatgaggagctggagaagatgCTGGACAAAATCATGATCATATTCAGATTCATATATG GAAAAGACGTATTTGAAGCCTTCTACAAGAAGGATCTCGCCAAGCGGTTGCTGGTCGGGAAGAGTGCCTCCGTGGACGCTGAGAAGTCCATGCTGTCCAAACTAAAGCACG AATGTGGTGCTGCATTCACCAGCAAACTGGAAGGCATGTTCAAGGACATGGAGCTCTCCAAGGACATAATGGTGCAGTTTAAACAG TATATGCAATGTCAGAACATCCCAGGCAACATTGAGCTGACCGTGAACATCCTCACTATGGGATACTGGCCTACCTATGTGCCTATGGAAGTCCATTTACCTCCCgag ATGGTGAAACTGCAGGAGATATTCAAGACTTTTTATCTTGGCAAGCATAGTGGTAGAAAACTTCAGTGGCAGTCCACACTGGGACATTGTGTCTTGAAAGCCGAATTTAAGGAG GGTAAAAAAGAGCTTCAGGTTTCCCTGTTCCAAACACTGGTGCTTCTCATGTTTAACGAAGGAGAAGAGTTCAGTCTGGAGGAAATTAAACAGGCAACAGGAATAG AGGACAGCGAGCTGCGTCGGACCCTGCAGTCGCTGGCCTGTGGGAAAGCGCGGGTCCTCTCCAAAACACCAAAAAGCAAAGACGTGGAGGACGGCGATAAATTCACCTGCAACGACGACTTCAAGCACAAACTCTTCAGGATAAAGATCAACCAAATCCAGATGAAAGAAACG GTGGAAGAACAAGCCAGCACCACTGAACGGGTCTTCCAGGACCGGCAATACCAGATAGACGCGGCCATCGTGCGGATCATGAAGATGAGGAAGACCCTTAGCCACAACCTGCTGGTGTCGGAAGTGTACAACCAGCTGAAATTTCCTGTCAAG CCTGCTGACCTAAAGAAAAGAATAGAATCACTCATTGACAGGGACTACATGGAACGTGACAAGGAGAACCCAAACCAGTACAACTACGTGGCATAG
- the LOC111838014 gene encoding C1GALT1-specific chaperone 1-like, producing MLSSFSSFLKGVLFGSLFCLMFSYLTDLRQPAQPSTIRDHFHHHIKASSKEALIQMPDSVKLEMSHSVRVYCIIMVRPKILTSWAATKDTWSKHCDRAVFYTSESSKALEAVDLQEEDEWVKMRKALTHAYNNAGDLRWFFVAQPTTFAIIENLKYLVLDKDPGQPFYIGNVLKSGDLEYVEYSSGIVLSFEALGRLVLAFQDALKCPLNSHSLWKRTEEKELAVCLKYTGVFAENGEDALGKGLFNSKSVGALITDSLSKNPTEVVHGCCPDLAITFNDMTPEQMHVMMFGVYRLRPYGHDFHDSLMILPPEGSDND from the coding sequence ATGCTCAGTTCCTTCAGTTCCTTCCTTAAAGGAGTGCTGTTTGGCAGCCTCTTCTGCCTGATGTTCTCCTACCTCACCGACCTCAGGCAGCCGGCGCAGCCATCTACTATAAGGGACCATTTTCACCATCACATCAAGGCCTCCAGCAAGGAGGCACTGATCCAGATGCCGGACTCTGTGAAGCTGGAGATGAGCCACAGTGTGCGGGTGTATTGCATCATCATGGTGCGGCCCAAGATCCTCACTAGCTGGGCCGCAACGAAAGACACGTGGAGCAAGCACTGTGACAGAGCGGTCTTCTACACCTCGGAGTCGTCCAAGGCCCTGGAGGCGGTAGATCTGCAGGAAGAAGACGAGTGGGTGAAGATGCGCAAGGCCCTGACGCACGCCTACAATAATGCCGGCGACCTGCGCTGGTTCTTTGTGGCTCAACCCACCACTTTCGCCATCATTGAGAACCTGAAGTACCTCGTGCTGGACAAGGACCCCGGGCAGCCATTCTACATCGGCAACGTGCTGAAGTCGGGGGACCTGGAGTATGTGGAGTACAGCAGCGGCATCGTGCTGAGCTTCGAGGCTCTGGGGCGCCTGGTCCTCGCCTTTCAGGATGCGCTTAAGTGTCCCCTGAACAGCCACTCGCTGTGGAAGCGCACCGAGGAGAAAGAGCTGGCTGTGTGCCTGAAGTACACGGGGGTGTTTGCCGAGAACGGGGAGGACGCGCTGGGCAAGGGGCTTTTCAACAGCAAGAGCGTGGGGGCGCTCATCACGGACAGCTTATCGAAGAATCCCACAGAGGTGGTTCACGGCTGCTGTCCCGATCTGGCCATCACCTTCAACGACATGACACCTGAGCAGATGCACGTCATGATGTTCGGCGTGTACAGGCTGCGGCCTTATGGGCACGACTTCCATGACTCTCTCATGATCTTGCCTCCTGAGGGGTCAGATAATGATTGA